One Sediminibacillus dalangtanensis genomic region harbors:
- a CDS encoding HI0074 family nucleotidyltransferase substrate-binding subunit, which produces MERLQQRFQAAANALKAFKKLVMIETPDDIERDASIQRFEFTFEACWKAAKDYLFIVEGLVCGSPKSVIRSCREVGLFNEDEAIAALSMVDDRNLTVHTYNEEVAIKIYKNLSHHYFLLDSWLSRMTEKTE; this is translated from the coding sequence ATGGAAAGACTCCAACAGCGATTTCAAGCAGCAGCGAATGCTTTGAAGGCATTTAAAAAGCTGGTGATGATAGAAACTCCGGATGATATTGAGCGCGATGCGTCAATCCAACGCTTTGAATTCACTTTTGAAGCATGTTGGAAAGCAGCAAAGGATTATTTGTTTATTGTAGAGGGACTAGTTTGTGGTTCTCCTAAGAGTGTGATTCGCAGTTGCAGGGAAGTAGGTTTGTTCAATGAAGATGAGGCAATCGCTGCTCTCTCCATGGTAGATGATCGGAATCTTACGGTTCACACTTATAATGAAGAAGTGGCCATAAAGATCTATAAAAATTTAAGCCACCACTATTTTCTACTCGATAGCTGGTTATCCAGAATGACGGAGAAAACCGAATAG
- the mntA gene encoding type VII toxin-antitoxin system MntA family adenylyltransferase antitoxin: protein MNSHERTLNELKRVVEKTMPHHDVTVYLFGSWARMQQKQSSDIDIAIDAERPISPALKQRLLDALENSKIPYHIDVVELAEANDSLKQNILQEGVILWKDSNSDFKQQRML from the coding sequence ATGAACTCACACGAACGAACATTGAATGAACTGAAGCGTGTTGTGGAAAAGACGATGCCACATCATGATGTGACAGTATATTTATTTGGATCATGGGCAAGAATGCAGCAAAAGCAGAGTTCTGATATTGATATCGCTATTGACGCCGAGCGTCCTATTTCCCCTGCTCTTAAGCAAAGATTGCTTGATGCTCTTGAAAATAGTAAGATTCCTTATCATATAGATGTTGTTGAGTTAGCGGAAGCCAATGACTCTTTAAAGCAGAACATCCTTCAAGAGGGGGTTATCTTATGGAAAGACTCCAACAGCGATTTCAAGCAGCAGCGAATGCTTTGA